Proteins encoded within one genomic window of Mya arenaria isolate MELC-2E11 chromosome 13, ASM2691426v1:
- the LOC128213682 gene encoding ras-related protein Rab-10-like: MAKKTYDLLFKLLLIGDSGVGKTCLLFRFSDDAFNTTFISTIGIDFKIKTVDLGGKKIKLQIWDTAGQERFHTITTSYYRGAMGIMLVYDITNARTFENISKWLRNIDEHANEDVEKMILGNKCDMEDKRQISKERGEGIAREHGIPFLETSAKANINVEKAFMDLAQAILNKTPGRDSQQGGGGVDVHRGQDSGQKKCC, encoded by the exons ATGGCGAAAAAGACATATGATTTACTATTTAAGCTGCTTCTTATTGGCGATTCTGGAGTAGGCAAAACGTGTTTACTGTTCCGATTCTCTGATGATGCGTTTAACACCACATTTATTTCCACCATAG gtattgactttaaaataaagactGTAGACCTTGGTGGAAAGAAAATAAAGCTGCAGATATG GGATACTGCTGGCCAGGAGCGTTTCCACACAATCACAACCTCCTACTACCGGGGCGCCATGGGCATCATGCTCGTGTACGACATCACCAATGCACGTACCTTCGAGAATATCTCCAAGTGGTTACGCAACATTGATGAG CATGCGAATGAGGATGTGGAGAAGATGATTCTAGGGAACAAATGTGATATGGAAGATAAACGCCAAATCTCAAAGGAACGTGGGGAGGGG ATTGCAAGGGAGCATGGAATTCCATTCTTAGAAACCAGTGCAAAAGCTAATATTAATGTAGAAAAAGCTTTCATGGACTTAGCACAAGCCATATTGAATAAG ACACCAGGAAGAGATTCACAGCAGGGCGGAGGTGGTGTAGACGTCCATAGGGGTCAAGACAGTGGCCAGAAGAAGTGCTGTTAA